One region of Oceanipulchritudo coccoides genomic DNA includes:
- a CDS encoding Ig-like domain-containing protein — translation MKAATPLNRLVPHFSTTLIFGLLVTFGSTLLEAKNPYRKEFFNFYGGLVNGTQLDDLPSNAGHCGVCHYNFDGGGDRNPYGLDFEASPHGSTSEIHSSLFALELVDSDSDGFDNGVEIGAISDGTSYVNLPTFPGLSGSNAGMVQNVSAGDVSPYLTPSVGVDTTPPTVTVTTPNGGETLVGNSATTIQWTADDPESGIVEVEIYEYVDGDYKHIVKGLGNTGSYTWFVANRPRTDALIRIEVVNGAGLEETDESNATFTVESPPGGLVATTLRDFDMPGSQPFEGGSLTSTPENCAVCHGDYDAVTGVEPYNNWKGSMMALASLDPLFEANLAIANQDAPDSGDLCLRCHDSRGWIQGRSVPTDGSAMLQNDKIGVSCDLCHRMVDPNYQAGLSPLRDLEVLGGLSFPSPDVPAEYGNGMYVVDELATHKRGPFNLSSAPGGHDFLESPFHRTGEFCGTCHDVSNPAFIEDEFGVFQPQTLDQPNTTYSPHSIVPVERTYSEWKASMYNTPLGVYAPEFAGNKPGGSVSTCQDCHMSDVLGYGANPLTNTVPERPNLPLHDMTGGSTWIPELIANGSIDWINPADYPHVDLVAVQAGIARAEYMLENAAELTSEQTIGDLVVRVTNKTGHKLPTGYPEGRRIWVNVKFFDGSDTLISESAAYDPSTGVLGHDVEAKIYEVHPGIDTNVATATGLAEGPSLHFVLNNKIFEDNRIPPLGFTNAAFAEFGGQPVGHTYADGQNWDDSSYTVPAGAVRAEVNLYYQSTSKEFIEFLKNENNGPEGNIGDKMYDLWNDNGKCPPTLMASTDVPVLESGGDADKDGLSNIEEQAFGSDAWSANSAHRPTSMMVDHEGSKYLALQFVRLKELGGTQINAMVSSDLVQWDPADSDTEEFSVVDNLDGTETVVLRMLTLPAPGEKQFMRLVVN, via the coding sequence ATGAAAGCAGCCACTCCCCTGAACCGCCTTGTCCCTCATTTCTCAACAACCCTGATCTTCGGCCTTCTAGTCACCTTTGGCAGCACTTTGCTTGAGGCCAAGAACCCTTACCGGAAGGAATTCTTCAATTTTTATGGAGGCCTTGTAAATGGCACTCAACTGGACGACCTTCCCAGCAATGCGGGTCATTGTGGCGTCTGCCACTATAATTTCGACGGCGGAGGGGACCGTAATCCTTATGGCTTGGACTTTGAAGCGTCCCCTCACGGCAGCACCTCGGAAATTCACAGCAGTCTGTTCGCCCTTGAGTTGGTCGACTCGGATTCGGACGGATTCGACAACGGCGTTGAAATTGGGGCGATCAGCGATGGGACAAGTTATGTGAACCTGCCGACCTTTCCGGGTCTATCGGGCTCCAACGCAGGCATGGTCCAAAACGTATCGGCGGGAGACGTTTCCCCTTATTTGACGCCCAGCGTAGGGGTGGACACAACACCGCCGACGGTCACGGTGACGACGCCCAACGGGGGAGAGACCCTTGTTGGCAATTCAGCGACAACGATTCAGTGGACCGCGGACGATCCGGAGAGCGGGATCGTCGAAGTGGAGATTTATGAATATGTAGACGGTGACTATAAACACATCGTCAAAGGCTTGGGTAACACAGGCAGCTACACATGGTTTGTGGCCAACCGCCCGCGGACGGATGCCCTGATCCGGATTGAAGTGGTTAATGGAGCCGGGCTCGAAGAGACGGACGAAAGCAACGCCACCTTCACCGTTGAATCGCCTCCCGGGGGATTGGTTGCCACGACGCTGCGGGATTTCGACATGCCGGGAAGCCAGCCATTTGAGGGTGGTTCACTCACTTCTACTCCCGAGAACTGTGCCGTCTGTCATGGTGATTATGACGCGGTAACCGGTGTGGAGCCCTACAACAACTGGAAAGGCAGCATGATGGCGCTGGCGTCCCTCGATCCCCTGTTTGAGGCCAATTTGGCCATTGCGAACCAGGATGCGCCGGATTCGGGTGACCTTTGCCTGCGCTGCCACGACTCCCGAGGTTGGATTCAAGGCCGCTCCGTTCCCACCGATGGCAGCGCGATGCTGCAGAACGACAAAATCGGTGTTTCCTGTGACCTGTGCCACCGGATGGTCGATCCGAATTACCAGGCCGGGCTCAGCCCGTTGCGGGACCTCGAAGTCCTGGGTGGCTTGAGTTTTCCGTCTCCTGACGTGCCGGCAGAATATGGCAATGGCATGTACGTGGTTGATGAGCTGGCCACCCATAAGCGGGGCCCCTTCAATCTTTCCTCTGCCCCCGGTGGGCACGATTTCCTGGAATCTCCATTTCACCGGACGGGAGAATTCTGCGGCACTTGCCACGACGTGAGCAACCCCGCCTTTATCGAGGACGAGTTTGGGGTATTCCAACCGCAAACATTGGACCAGCCCAACACGACCTATTCACCGCACAGTATTGTCCCGGTGGAGAGAACCTATAGTGAATGGAAAGCCAGCATGTATAACACCCCGCTGGGTGTCTACGCACCTGAGTTTGCCGGGAACAAACCCGGTGGATCCGTTTCGACCTGTCAGGACTGCCATATGAGCGACGTTCTAGGCTATGGGGCAAACCCACTCACCAATACTGTTCCCGAGCGACCAAACCTGCCTTTGCACGACATGACGGGAGGCAGCACCTGGATTCCGGAACTGATCGCCAACGGCTCCATCGACTGGATCAATCCTGCCGATTATCCGCATGTGGATCTGGTTGCCGTCCAAGCTGGCATTGCCCGGGCGGAATACATGCTGGAGAACGCGGCTGAGCTGACCTCGGAGCAGACAATCGGGGATCTCGTCGTCCGCGTGACCAATAAGACCGGCCACAAATTGCCAACGGGTTATCCGGAAGGGCGAAGGATCTGGGTGAACGTGAAATTCTTTGATGGCTCGGACACGTTGATTTCCGAGTCGGCGGCTTATGATCCATCAACGGGTGTCTTGGGCCATGATGTCGAGGCGAAGATCTATGAAGTCCATCCGGGCATCGATACCAACGTCGCCACAGCGACTGGCCTCGCTGAAGGCCCCTCGCTGCACTTTGTCCTCAACAACAAGATCTTTGAGGACAACCGCATCCCGCCCTTGGGATTCACAAATGCCGCCTTTGCTGAATTTGGCGGACAGCCTGTCGGCCATACCTACGCTGACGGCCAGAATTGGGACGACTCCAGCTACACGGTTCCTGCCGGGGCCGTGCGGGCCGAGGTAAATCTCTATTATCAGAGCACCAGCAAGGAGTTTATCGAATTCCTCAAGAACGAAAATAACGGACCGGAAGGGAACATCGGTGACAAGATGTATGACCTTTGGAACGACAACGGCAAGTGCCCGCCGACGCTCATGGCCTCGACCGATGTGCCCGTGCTCGAGTCGGGCGGGGACGCTGATAAAGACGGCCTGAGCAATATCGAGGAGCAGGCCTTTGGTTCGGATGCCTGGTCAGCAAACAGTGCCCACCGGCCGACCAGCATGATGGTGGATCATGAAGGCAGCAAATATCTCGCCCTCCAGTTTGTCCGGCTCAAGGAACTGGGTGGCACGCAGATCAACGCCATGGTTTCGAGTGACCTCGTCCAGTGGGATCCGGCGGATTCAGATACCGAGGAGTTCAGCGTGGTCGATAACCTTGACGGGACAGAAACGGTTGTTCTCCGGATGTTGACTCTTCCTGCGCCAGGCGAAAAGCAATTCATGCGCCTCGTGGTCAATTGA
- a CDS encoding SlyX family protein produces MRWITQTIPKGHTALPVACLFLRDKYAKPANSNPMTPEEAISHLERAVSRLEDHIRKQDAEMYSMSKQLDALKKDLKRLDARVEGSGDGATPGPDRDPEAEKPPHY; encoded by the coding sequence ATGCGCTGGATTACACAGACAATCCCAAAAGGCCACACGGCGTTGCCGGTCGCCTGTCTGTTCCTTCGTGACAAGTATGCAAAACCTGCCAACAGTAACCCAATGACCCCCGAGGAAGCCATTAGCCACCTTGAACGAGCTGTCTCAAGGCTTGAAGACCACATCCGAAAGCAGGATGCCGAGATGTACAGCATGTCGAAGCAACTGGATGCCCTGAAAAAGGATTTAAAGCGCCTCGATGCACGCGTTGAGGGAAGCGGGGATGGAGCAACCCCCGGACCAGACCGCGATCCGGAGGCGGAAAAACCACCGCACTACTAA
- a CDS encoding complex I 24 kDa subunit family protein produces the protein MPVQDAAPIEEPLITNEPSEESLLCELDEIIEQYAGKPGSLIPILQMAQSLFGYLPDSVIRRVAEKLEKPLSEVAGVIGFYSFFSRTPQGRHQMRVCLGTACYVRGGKEVLGALKKELGIDIGESTPDRCYSLEVGRCFGACGLAPVLMADVDVHQRVKPSKIGEILKKYEDDERETGKGA, from the coding sequence ATGCCTGTACAAGATGCTGCCCCGATCGAAGAACCTCTGATTACAAACGAACCCAGCGAGGAAAGCCTGCTTTGCGAACTGGATGAAATCATCGAGCAATACGCCGGCAAGCCGGGCTCGTTAATCCCGATCCTTCAAATGGCACAAAGTCTGTTCGGTTACCTCCCGGATAGTGTCATCCGCCGCGTAGCGGAGAAGCTCGAAAAACCCCTCAGCGAAGTGGCTGGGGTCATCGGCTTTTATTCCTTTTTCTCGCGAACGCCACAAGGACGGCACCAGATGCGGGTGTGCCTCGGAACAGCCTGCTATGTCCGCGGTGGCAAGGAGGTCCTGGGCGCGCTCAAGAAAGAGCTGGGAATCGACATTGGTGAATCAACCCCGGATCGCTGCTACTCACTTGAGGTAGGCCGCTGCTTCGGGGCCTGTGGCCTGGCACCGGTGCTGATGGCTGACGTGGATGTCCATCAGCGGGTCAAGCCATCCAAGATAGGGGAAATCCTGAAGAAATACGAAGACGACGAAAGAGAAACCGGAAAAGGAGCCTAA
- a CDS encoding FAD-dependent oxidoreductase, which translates to MIQQLQKNPIHNSAELKAIKARVLSSRTLESGKAKRLVRVCMGGGCLSSGSSSIVSALKTALSSRGLLLDVEVMECGCMGPCSGGPLLALDEDQTLYRGISPKDVEKIVERHILGGEPVEEFLWKGQDGSAQATEASIDFFKGQDKIVLRNCGKIPPTSIEDYISVDGFFGIAKVLSGMKPEEVIEVVEDAGLRGRGGAGFPTAMKWKLACRAVGETKYILCNADEGDPGAFMDRSVLEGDPFSVIEGMLIGAFVIGAKEGFVYVRAEYPLAVERLQAAIDSAKERGLLGENILGSGFDFNLEIRMGSGAFVCGEETALIESIEGRRGEPRPRPPFPAQKGLWGAPTVLNNVETYANIPAILLHGSDWYASRGTEESKGTKVFALAGSIQNAGLVEVPIGTSLGELVYDIGGGTKNDRPFKAAQMGGPSGGCIPRQHLNVPLDYKSLQELGAIMGSGGMIVMDEDTCMVDVARFFLEFVQEESCGKCVPCRVGTKRMLEILERICAGEGEQGDIEKLIELGEQIKDTSLCGLGQTAPNPVLSTIRHFREEYEEHIHQKFCRSGTCAALVRAPCQCACPANVDIPGFVSLTGEKRYAEALQLHRERNPFAAICARVCFHTCESMCRRSSLDDAVSIRGIKRFMVDQEITVQMPEIHENPNNAKRKVAIVGGGPAGLSCAYFLARLGYKPVVFEAEARPGGMLVQAIPAYRLPRETVAREIRMIEQMGVDIRTQQRLGKDFTLSSLHEDGFECVFMGIGVPGGVQLDLPGCEGPGVIDGFNFLKEYNQRGSAPVGIKIVIVGGGNCATDAARTAIRLGAEVDLVYRRSQAEMPAYAEEIDQALQEGVRIHTLTNPTEIIREDGKIVAVECLQMKLGDFDRSGRRRPIESQKEIRIEADQVIFAIGQSFDFSSVCAEVGLETVANKQIRSDKQTGQTSIPWIFSGGDAATGPLSVIDAIAGGERAAVGMDCYLTGSNHAFWRNEHENTTAYDPDADPVPYPREALNTLPVDRRRHNFDEVDLPWTESVAIRQAKRCLRCDYGK; encoded by the coding sequence ATGATTCAGCAACTACAAAAAAATCCGATTCACAATTCCGCTGAACTGAAAGCCATCAAGGCGCGGGTACTTTCTTCACGCACACTCGAATCCGGAAAGGCTAAAAGACTGGTTCGTGTCTGCATGGGCGGAGGATGCCTTTCATCCGGATCGAGCTCAATCGTCAGTGCGCTCAAGACGGCCCTCTCCTCGCGTGGATTGTTGCTCGATGTGGAGGTCATGGAGTGCGGTTGCATGGGTCCCTGTTCGGGCGGTCCGCTTCTGGCGCTTGATGAGGACCAAACACTTTACAGGGGAATCAGCCCGAAGGACGTGGAGAAAATTGTCGAGCGCCACATCCTCGGGGGTGAGCCCGTCGAGGAATTTTTATGGAAAGGACAGGATGGATCGGCCCAAGCCACGGAGGCCTCCATCGATTTCTTCAAGGGGCAGGACAAGATTGTTCTGCGCAATTGTGGAAAAATCCCGCCAACATCGATTGAGGACTACATCAGTGTGGATGGCTTTTTCGGAATTGCCAAGGTGCTTTCCGGAATGAAACCGGAAGAGGTCATCGAGGTGGTCGAGGATGCCGGCTTGCGCGGGCGCGGCGGTGCGGGATTTCCGACTGCCATGAAATGGAAGCTGGCCTGCAGGGCTGTAGGAGAAACCAAATACATCCTGTGCAACGCGGATGAGGGTGATCCGGGCGCCTTCATGGATCGCAGTGTTTTGGAGGGAGATCCCTTTTCCGTAATTGAAGGCATGCTGATCGGCGCCTTCGTGATTGGGGCGAAGGAAGGCTTTGTCTACGTACGGGCGGAATATCCGCTTGCCGTTGAGCGCCTCCAGGCCGCGATTGATTCAGCGAAGGAGCGCGGGTTGCTGGGTGAGAACATCCTTGGAAGCGGCTTTGATTTTAACCTTGAGATCCGGATGGGTTCCGGGGCCTTTGTCTGCGGTGAGGAAACCGCCCTCATTGAATCCATCGAGGGTCGTCGCGGGGAGCCAAGACCTCGCCCGCCCTTCCCTGCACAAAAGGGTTTATGGGGCGCGCCGACTGTCCTCAACAACGTCGAGACCTACGCCAACATTCCGGCAATCCTTTTGCATGGAAGTGATTGGTACGCCTCCCGTGGAACGGAGGAGAGCAAAGGAACGAAAGTATTCGCCCTCGCCGGTTCCATTCAAAACGCCGGCCTTGTCGAAGTGCCGATCGGTACATCGCTCGGGGAGCTGGTCTATGACATCGGTGGCGGGACAAAGAATGACCGGCCTTTCAAGGCGGCCCAGATGGGCGGGCCATCCGGGGGATGCATTCCGCGTCAGCACCTCAACGTGCCATTGGATTACAAGAGCCTGCAAGAGCTCGGGGCCATCATGGGCTCTGGCGGCATGATCGTCATGGATGAGGATACCTGCATGGTCGATGTGGCGCGGTTCTTCCTTGAATTTGTGCAGGAAGAGTCCTGTGGCAAATGTGTCCCGTGCCGTGTCGGGACCAAGCGCATGCTGGAAATACTGGAGCGCATCTGCGCCGGAGAGGGCGAGCAAGGGGATATTGAAAAACTGATCGAGCTGGGCGAGCAGATCAAGGACACTTCCCTGTGTGGCCTTGGACAGACCGCGCCCAATCCCGTGCTCTCGACAATCCGGCATTTCCGCGAGGAATATGAGGAACACATTCATCAGAAATTCTGCCGCTCGGGAACCTGTGCCGCGCTTGTCCGGGCACCGTGCCAGTGCGCCTGTCCGGCCAATGTCGACATCCCGGGTTTTGTTTCCCTGACCGGGGAAAAGCGGTATGCCGAGGCACTGCAGCTTCATCGTGAGCGCAATCCGTTCGCCGCGATCTGTGCGCGCGTATGCTTTCATACGTGCGAGAGCATGTGCCGTCGCTCCAGCCTTGACGATGCGGTCTCCATCCGCGGTATCAAGCGCTTCATGGTTGATCAGGAGATCACCGTCCAAATGCCTGAGATCCACGAGAACCCGAACAATGCCAAACGCAAAGTGGCGATTGTCGGGGGCGGTCCAGCCGGCCTTTCCTGCGCCTACTTTCTCGCACGCCTTGGTTACAAGCCGGTTGTCTTTGAAGCAGAGGCCCGGCCGGGCGGAATGCTCGTGCAAGCCATCCCCGCCTATCGCCTGCCCAGGGAAACGGTGGCCCGCGAAATTCGCATGATCGAGCAAATGGGGGTTGATATCCGGACACAGCAACGCCTTGGCAAGGACTTCACACTTTCAAGCCTTCACGAGGACGGATTTGAATGTGTCTTCATGGGCATTGGTGTCCCGGGTGGCGTCCAGCTTGATTTACCGGGATGCGAAGGACCCGGTGTGATCGATGGTTTCAATTTCCTGAAGGAATACAACCAGCGCGGATCCGCGCCTGTCGGAATTAAAATAGTTATTGTCGGGGGCGGAAACTGCGCTACTGATGCGGCTCGCACAGCCATCCGCCTCGGTGCCGAAGTGGATCTGGTCTACCGGCGCTCCCAGGCCGAGATGCCGGCCTATGCGGAAGAGATTGATCAGGCCCTCCAGGAAGGCGTCAGGATTCACACGCTCACCAATCCCACGGAAATCATCCGGGAAGATGGAAAAATTGTCGCGGTGGAATGCCTGCAGATGAAACTGGGAGACTTCGACCGCTCAGGCCGCAGGCGTCCGATCGAATCCCAAAAGGAAATCAGGATTGAGGCGGATCAGGTCATATTTGCGATTGGACAAAGCTTTGATTTCTCGAGCGTTTGTGCAGAGGTCGGGCTCGAAACCGTAGCGAATAAACAAATACGGTCAGACAAGCAAACCGGCCAGACAAGCATCCCGTGGATTTTCTCCGGAGGGGATGCCGCGACCGGGCCACTCTCAGTTATCGACGCGATCGCTGGTGGTGAGCGGGCAGCAGTTGGAATGGATTGCTACCTCACGGGAAGCAACCACGCCTTCTGGCGGAATGAGCATGAGAACACAACTGCCTATGACCCGGATGCCGATCCAGTGCCCTACCCGCGTGAGGCCTTGAACACCCTTCCGGTCGATAGGAGACGGCACAATTTCGACGAAGTGGACTTGCCATGGACGGAAAGCGTGGCCATCCGGCAGGCCAAGCGCTGCCTGCGATGCGATTACGGCAAATAG
- a CDS encoding NAD(P)/FAD-dependent oxidoreductase, whose product MPQPFQSSPDIVVIGAGLSGLACARALRAAGENVTVLEASDRVGGRVATDTVNGFRLDRGFQVLLTAYPEAQRQLDYKKLDLRKIYPGALVRHGNAWHRVADPFRHPLDGVRGAFNPIGSIADKLRVGRLRLSGFSFAKYPDSTSALQALQAEGFSASMIERFFRPFLGGVFLETKLETTVRKMEDVLQNFARGDTAIPARGMEEIPLQLAGDLPAESIQFGKRATALEDGAVHLEDGTKLEPKITVIATDIRAAQKLLGENTPPAPVNKVACLYFDAPVAPPTGPLLVLNGEGHGPINNLTVMTSVSPEYAPAGRHLISVSVVDRVAIASDKLESQVREQLAAWFGQGAQNWNHLRTYQIPEAVPAQGQFRPPAIQLAPGLFRCGDYTGVASLDTALASGAQTAKAILQIGAPGSR is encoded by the coding sequence ATGCCACAGCCATTTCAGTCTTCCCCGGACATTGTCGTTATCGGTGCTGGCCTGAGCGGTTTGGCTTGCGCAAGGGCGCTTCGTGCGGCCGGGGAGAATGTCACCGTCCTGGAGGCCTCCGATCGCGTGGGCGGGCGCGTGGCAACCGATACCGTGAACGGATTCCGGCTTGACCGTGGATTTCAGGTCTTGCTCACGGCTTATCCTGAGGCACAGCGACAGCTGGACTACAAGAAACTGGACTTGAGGAAGATCTATCCAGGGGCCTTGGTTCGCCATGGGAATGCATGGCACCGCGTAGCCGACCCATTCCGGCATCCCTTGGATGGAGTCCGGGGCGCCTTCAACCCGATAGGATCCATCGCCGACAAGCTCCGCGTCGGGCGTCTGCGGTTAAGTGGGTTTAGCTTTGCAAAATACCCGGATTCGACAAGTGCCCTTCAAGCGCTCCAAGCAGAGGGTTTCTCCGCATCCATGATTGAGCGTTTTTTCCGCCCGTTCCTGGGCGGTGTCTTCCTTGAAACAAAGTTGGAGACAACGGTTCGCAAGATGGAGGATGTCCTGCAAAACTTTGCCCGGGGAGACACGGCAATCCCCGCACGGGGAATGGAGGAGATCCCGTTACAGCTTGCCGGTGACTTGCCTGCAGAATCAATCCAGTTCGGAAAACGGGCCACGGCACTCGAGGATGGTGCCGTCCATCTGGAAGATGGGACGAAGCTCGAGCCAAAAATCACGGTTATTGCCACGGATATTCGGGCCGCTCAGAAACTGCTTGGAGAGAATACCCCGCCCGCTCCGGTCAACAAGGTGGCATGCCTCTACTTCGATGCACCCGTCGCGCCGCCAACGGGACCCTTGCTGGTCCTCAATGGCGAAGGGCACGGCCCCATCAATAATCTCACCGTCATGACCAGCGTTTCGCCTGAATACGCGCCTGCAGGACGGCACCTGATTTCAGTCAGCGTTGTCGATCGGGTCGCAATCGCGTCAGATAAACTCGAATCACAGGTCCGCGAGCAGCTTGCCGCATGGTTTGGTCAAGGCGCCCAAAATTGGAATCACCTCCGCACCTACCAAATCCCGGAAGCCGTCCCGGCACAGGGCCAATTCAGGCCGCCAGCCATCCAGCTTGCCCCGGGTCTCTTCCGTTGCGGGGACTATACCGGTGTCGCGTCCCTCGATACCGCACTCGCCAGCGGTGCTCAAACCGCCAAGGCGATCCTCCAGATTGGTGCTCCCGGTTCCCGCTGA
- a CDS encoding NAD(P)/FAD-dependent oxidoreductase yields MGSPQQASQKHPQIAIIGGGAAGFFCALTVAEANPDARVTIYEKGKHFLQKVKVSGGGRCNVTHSCFDPASLATFYPRGSRELRGAFHRWQPQGTIDWFSQRGVELKTEEDGRMFPVTDDSQTIIDCFMQSAREGGVVLRTGLALEKLAPAPDGSFTLGFSDGSTARADKACIACGSLKASPLSRMIQSLGHTIEPLAPSLFAFNVSDRRIIGLAGLSVQDASVRVLASSAPQSGPLLITHRGFSGPAILRLSAWEARALQEAFYEFEISINWLGNVSESQLQESFNRYRKSSGKATVKNKHPGAIPRRLWDRFMETAGVAPDTRWAQLPKDQETALARALLDSRFEVRGKTTNKEEFVTCGGVHLKEIDFRRMESRLVPGLHFAGECLDIDGLTGGFNFQAAWTAGHIAGLAMAEVEGLSK; encoded by the coding sequence ATGGGATCTCCACAACAGGCATCACAGAAACACCCGCAAATTGCCATTATTGGCGGTGGGGCCGCAGGGTTTTTCTGTGCCTTGACGGTGGCGGAGGCAAATCCGGATGCACGGGTGACAATCTACGAGAAGGGGAAGCATTTCCTGCAGAAGGTGAAGGTCTCCGGTGGCGGACGCTGCAACGTCACGCACAGCTGTTTTGATCCGGCGAGCTTGGCCACCTTCTATCCGCGCGGTTCGCGCGAGCTGCGTGGAGCGTTTCATCGCTGGCAACCACAGGGCACAATTGACTGGTTTTCGCAGCGCGGTGTCGAACTCAAGACAGAGGAGGACGGGCGGATGTTCCCGGTCACAGATGATTCGCAGACAATCATCGACTGCTTCATGCAATCCGCCCGGGAGGGCGGGGTAGTCCTTCGCACGGGACTCGCCCTTGAGAAGCTGGCCCCCGCTCCGGATGGATCCTTTACTCTTGGTTTCAGTGACGGGAGCACAGCCCGGGCGGACAAAGCCTGCATCGCATGCGGGTCGCTGAAGGCCTCGCCGCTCAGCCGCATGATCCAATCACTGGGACACACCATTGAGCCGTTGGCCCCGTCGCTCTTTGCCTTCAATGTTTCGGATCGACGGATCATCGGGTTGGCCGGGCTTTCGGTTCAGGATGCCAGTGTGCGCGTCCTTGCCTCGAGCGCTCCCCAATCTGGACCGCTCCTCATCACCCATCGCGGGTTCAGTGGTCCGGCCATCCTGCGCCTGTCCGCATGGGAGGCCCGTGCCCTGCAGGAAGCCTTTTACGAGTTTGAGATCTCCATCAACTGGTTGGGAAATGTATCGGAAAGTCAACTACAGGAATCCTTTAACCGTTATCGAAAATCCTCCGGCAAGGCGACTGTGAAGAACAAGCATCCCGGAGCGATTCCGCGACGCCTCTGGGATCGCTTCATGGAGACAGCAGGCGTTGCTCCCGATACCCGCTGGGCCCAGTTGCCCAAGGATCAGGAGACCGCGCTTGCCAGGGCCTTGCTCGATTCCCGCTTTGAAGTCCGGGGAAAAACCACCAACAAGGAGGAGTTTGTTACCTGCGGCGGGGTTCACCTCAAGGAAATCGATTTTCGCCGGATGGAGAGCCGCCTCGTGCCGGGCTTGCACTTTGCTGGCGAATGCCTCGATATCGATGGCCTCACCGGTGGCTTCAACTTCCAGGCGGCATGGACCGCAGGGCACATCGCCGGCTTGGCGATGGCCGAAGTTGAGGGTCTGTCAAAGTAG
- a CDS encoding endonuclease/exonuclease/phosphatase family protein: MVRSICLLGLVLSSFHANRLEAILVDGASADWPVDAPSVSDPAGDGQSSSADFRKLSVTNDAYNLYLLVEFENPVNLRFADLRLYIDADNNPSTGTTYSGRGMDFSWDFDLNRGTSTLTDRGDIGRGNFIERLAPEGSSTIHEIAVSLEALPAARSGEPVHIALIEENSLDRIPDIGSSLAYNFSGPLSVQPMPIVTQKSRRSVRIVSWNVLRDAPFEGNNLEPFRRVLFAINPDIAILQEIYDTPTNTVLEFFQKNMQIPIGEEWSITRNNDCITVSRYPTEGSWSVDGNLVSRHATEDVLGYRLLIANAHLPCCNSGEDGRIEESANILNLIEVRLNDPTPAPQSIIIGGDLNSGGLAPELIDLTTTIVPLEMASPRHVYQYDQYSWGSDGLSRFGSSKLDFFLFDPATVFRQKAYTLDTDLLPQSALTAMGLQANDTFVSDHLPLVLDLSSRHLPSALQATPMLANGDCLSSWWGKLNGFIYPVVLHERLGWLRLHETAEGFWYADEDGSWFWTGPEIYPWFYSVTGEEWQYDHLHRNNSK, encoded by the coding sequence ATGGTTCGTTCTATTTGCCTCTTGGGGCTCGTCCTCTCTTCATTTCATGCCAATCGGCTCGAGGCTATCCTCGTGGATGGAGCTTCCGCAGATTGGCCTGTGGATGCGCCCAGCGTCAGCGATCCTGCCGGGGACGGCCAGTCTTCCAGCGCGGATTTCCGCAAGCTCTCGGTCACCAACGATGCCTACAACCTGTATTTGCTGGTTGAATTTGAGAATCCGGTGAATCTCCGCTTTGCCGACCTGCGCCTCTACATCGACGCGGACAATAACCCTTCAACGGGCACCACTTACAGCGGTCGAGGCATGGACTTCAGCTGGGACTTTGACCTAAACCGGGGCACGAGTACCCTTACCGACCGTGGCGATATTGGTCGCGGGAATTTTATCGAGCGGCTTGCTCCGGAGGGTTCCTCCACAATTCATGAAATTGCCGTCAGCCTGGAAGCCTTGCCGGCCGCGCGCTCAGGCGAGCCAGTTCACATAGCGCTTATTGAGGAAAATAGCCTGGACCGGATTCCAGACATCGGGTCATCCCTTGCCTACAATTTTTCAGGACCCCTCTCGGTCCAGCCAATGCCCATTGTCACGCAAAAGTCGCGGCGCTCTGTCCGCATTGTGAGTTGGAATGTTTTACGCGATGCACCGTTTGAAGGAAATAACTTGGAGCCGTTCCGCCGGGTCCTTTTCGCAATCAATCCCGACATCGCCATCCTTCAGGAAATTTACGATACCCCGACCAATACGGTCCTCGAGTTCTTCCAGAAGAACATGCAAATCCCGATTGGGGAAGAATGGTCAATCACCCGCAACAACGACTGTATCACCGTGAGCCGCTACCCCACTGAAGGAAGCTGGTCGGTCGATGGCAATCTTGTCAGCCGCCATGCAACAGAGGACGTACTGGGCTATCGTCTGCTCATCGCCAATGCCCATCTCCCGTGCTGCAATAGTGGTGAAGACGGCCGCATCGAGGAAAGCGCCAACATACTCAATTTGATTGAGGTCCGCTTGAACGACCCAACTCCTGCCCCACAGTCCATCATTATCGGTGGCGATCTTAACTCGGGCGGGCTTGCCCCCGAGCTGATCGACTTGACCACTACCATCGTGCCTCTTGAGATGGCCAGCCCGCGCCATGTGTATCAGTACGATCAATACAGCTGGGGTAGCGACGGCTTGTCCAGATTTGGCTCGAGCAAACTGGACTTTTTTCTCTTCGATCCAGCAACCGTCTTTCGCCAAAAGGCCTACACGCTCGACACCGACCTGCTCCCGCAGAGCGCATTGACCGCAATGGGCCTCCAGGCAAATGACACCTTTGTCTCCGATCACCTGCCGCTGGTCCTGGACTTGTCATCACGTCACCTGCCTTCTGCATTACAGGCCACGCCAATGCTTGCCAATGGCGATTGCCTTTCAAGTTGGTGGGGCAAATTGAATGGCTTTATTTATCCGGTCGTCCTTCACGAGCGCCTTGGGTGGCTGCGCCTCCACGAAACAGCGGAGGGCTTCTGGTACGCCGATGAAGATGGCTCCTGGTTCTGGACTGGCCCGGAAATCTACCCGTGGTTTTATTCCGTCACCGGAGAGGAATGGCAGTACGATCACCTGCACCGGAATAATTCAAAATAA